The Actinomycetota bacterium DNA segment TCACGCGGCCGCCGTCCAGCACCACCACCCGGTCCGCGCGGGCGGCCAGGCTGAGGCGGTGGGAGACCGCCACCACCGTCCGCCCCTCGGCGGCCCGGTCGAGGGCGTCGAGGACCGCCTGCTCGGAGGCGGCGTCCAGCCCGCTGGTGGGCTCGTCCAGCAGCAGCACCGAGGCGTCCCGCAGGATCGCCCTGGCCAGCGCGACCCGCCGCCGCTGCCCCCCGGACAGCCGCACCCCGCCCTCGCCGATTTGAGTGCTCACGTCCCCCAGTCCGCACTGGGCGGCGACCGCCCGCACTTCCTCCGCCGGTCCCCGGTCCATTCGGGGGGGGAGGCCCCCGAACCCCCCCAAGAGCGGCGCCCGAAGGCGATGTTGTCGGCGATGGTGCCGTCCAGCATCCACGGGTCCTGGGGCACGAGGGCGAACCGGTTGCGGAGCGAGGCCAGCTCCAGGCGGCGCAGGTCGACCCCGTCCAGCTCGATGGCGCCGGCGTCGGGGTCGTAGAACCGCAGCAGCAGCGACAGCAGGGTGGACTTGCCGGCGCCGGTGGGGCCGACCACGCAGACCCGCTCGCCGGCGGCCACCTCCAGGTCCAGGTGGCGCAGGACCGGGGCGCCCTCGGCGTAGGCGAACCAGACCCCGCGCACGGCCAGCCCCCGCCGGGGCGGTTCGGCCGGGACCGGGTCGGGCGCCTCGGGGACGACC contains these protein-coding regions:
- a CDS encoding ATP-binding cassette domain-containing protein: MSTQIGEGGVRLSGGQRRRVALARAILRDASVLLLDEPTSGLDAASEQAVLDALDRAAEGRTVVAVSHRLSLAARADRVVVLDGGRVIEQGPPAELLAAGGAYARLWALQHPHELALTGGSGEGVSS